The following DNA comes from Thermovenabulum gondwanense.
CAGCCGCTATCTAATAGTTCCCTGATAGTCTGCTGCTGGGGCAAAATAAGCCTTCCCTTAGGAGCCGCTTTATCGATGGGGACTACCAAAACGGCCACATCACCGGGGTTTAAAAGGTCAGAAATTAAAGGGATATCGGTAAAACTGCCGGGAGCCTTGTTTATTATCTGCCTTTTTAGTTCTTCTATTCCTTCCCTCCTGAAAGCCGAGACCTCAAGAAGGGAAAATCCCAGTAAATCTTCCCATTTCTTTTTTTCTTCTCTCCTATAATTAGATGAATCCTTTTTATTCACCACACCTATTACGGGAATGTTTTTTTCTTTTATTTTAGCGAGTATCTCCAAATCGTAGTCCGATACCCCGGTTTCTCCATCTATTACAAGAATCGCCACATCGGTTTTATTTAAAACCTGATAGGTCTTTTTTACCCTGAGTTCTCCAAGAGCACCTTCGTCATCGATTCCCGCCGTGTCTATTATTACTACCGGCCCAATAGGTAAAAGCTCCATGGCTTTAAATACCGGGTCGGTGGTTGTGCCAGCAACCGGAGAAACAAGGGCTATTTCCTGATTTGTGATGGCGTTTATGAGACTGGATTTTCCGGCATTTCTTTTTCCAAAAATAGCAATATGCAGCCTGCTGGCCAGAGGTGTAGAGTTTAAACTGTTTTCGGGTAATGACAAAATTGTTACCCCCTTCACAAGGTATTCTTAACAGAATTATACCATAGATTTAGAAAAAAGGGATTTAATTTATTACACCATTATATATTAAAATGTTATAATAAATAAAGAAAAAAATTTGGTTGGGGTGAAATAATGTTAGTTCAAATCGCGGAGCTTTTTAAAGGATTCAGGCTTATGGACCTTCTGGACATAGCTCTGGTGGCTTATGTTTCCTACAAAGCCCTTCAGCTAATCAGGGGGACCCGAGCGGTTCAATTAATAAGAGGACTTGTACTTTTTATAGTTTTTACGAAGGTTAGTGAATGGCTGGGTCTTTATACCATCAACTGGATTTTAAAAAATGCCATGACGGTAGGCGCTATTGCTTTGCTCGTTGTTTTTCAGCCGGAGCTGAGGAGGGCTTTGGAGCAGCTGGGGAGGAGCAGATTTTTTTCCGGAACGGTATTTGGATGGGGTGAGAAGGAGATTCTCCGCCTGATAGATTCGGTTGCCGAAGCCTGTGAAGAGCTTTCAAAAAATAAAATAGGAGCTTTAATGGTTCTGGAAGGCCAAACGGGTTTAAATGAATACATCGAAACGGGTGTAATGATAGGTGGACAGGTAAGCCCCGAGCTTTTGATAAATATTTTTGTTCCCAACACTCCGCTGCACGATGGGGCGGTAATTATTAGGAACGACAAAATAATGGCAGCCTCCTGTTACCTTCCCCTGACCGAGAACCCTAATTTGAGCAAGGAGCTGGGTACCAGGCATAGAGCAGGCCTTGGAATTACCGAGCAGTCGGATGCCGTGGCTGTTATAGTATCTGAGGAAACGGGGGTAATTTCCGTAGCAAGGGAAGGAAAACTCAGCAGGTATTTAGATATTAAAACTTTAAAGAGCATGTTAAAAGAAATCTACCAGGTAGGCGAAAAGAAGGGAAATCTGTGGAACTGGAGGAAGACTAATGCGTAGTATCTTATCGAATGACTTTATTTTAAAAGTTTTGTCCGTTCTGGCAGCCCTGCTCATGTGGATGTATGTAATGAACGAGCAGAATCCCCAGGTTACTTACGTCATAAAAAATGTTCCAATTAAATTTGTAAATCTGGACACTGAAAGATACGTAATAAAAGGAGAAGGGAAATATTTTGTAAATGTAAAAATAAAAGCCAGGAGAAGCATGGTAGTAGGGATTAAGCCGGAAGATATAAATGCTCAGGTGAACCTCCAGGGAAGGACCGAAGGGGATAATCTGCTCCCTGTCAATGTTACGGTGCCTAATTTTTTAGAACTTATAGATTTTACCCCCCGGGAAGTCCTTATTTCGCTGGATAAGGTTGTAGAAAGTCAATTAAATGTTTCGGCAAATATAAAAGGGGTTCCGGCCGATGGTTTTGTCGCCAAAACTCCTTTGATAAAACCGGAAACCGTTGTAATTAGAGGGCCTAAAAGCGTTGTAGATACCTTAAAAAGTGCGGTAGTGGAAGTTGATATTTCCGGGAAAAGCTCTCCCGTCCAGTTGAAATTACCTGTAAAAATCCTTGATGATAAAGGTGCTGAGTATAAAGACATCATCATCAGGCCCGAGACGGTTGAAGTAACGGTGCCAGTAGTAAAAGCAGCCGCCGTTTCTTTAAAACCTGCGGTAGCAGGTAACCCGCCTTCGGGATATGTGCTAAAAAATATCAAAATAGAACCGGAAAATTTAATCATTACCGGAAGGGATGAAATTATAAATAATCTTTTAGAGCTAACTACAAAACCGGTGGACATAAGTGAGATAACCACGGATACGGTTGTGGAAACGCAGATAGTATTTCCCGAAGGCGTAATACCCGTGGATGAAACGATGAAAAAGGCAAGGATAACGATATCCGTGGAAAAGGCCGCATTAAAAGAAATATATTATAACACCGAAGATCTGGAAGTAAGGAACCTTTTGGAGGGAGCCCAGGTCTTACTGGAAGAAAAAGGATTTATATTGACAGTTTTGGGACCCGAGAGTATGATAGAAAAAGTGAATAAGACAGACATACGTTTATACGTTGATCTTTTCGGTTTATCCGAAGGCAAACATGAAGTCAGGGTGAAAGCGGAAGCTTCAACTCCCTATGCTGTAGAAAAAATAGAACCTTCCAGTATAAAAGTTACTATTACAAAACTTGAGTAATTTATGTGAAGGAAAGGAGAAATTTATGGGCAGGCTTTTTGGAACTGACGGTGTTAGGGGAATAGCCAATATAGAGCTTACACCGGAACTTGCTTTTAATCTGGGAAGAGCAGCTGCAAAGGTGCTTTCAAAATTTCATAAAAAACCTTTATTCGTCATAGGGAAAGATACGAGAATTTCAGGAGATATGCTGGAAGCGGCCGTTATTGCAGGACTTTGCTCCTGTGGGGCGGATGTGATAAAAGCGGGCATAGTTCCAACACCGGCAGTAGCTTACCTTACCAGGCATTTTAAAGCGGATTCGGGGGTGGTGGTATCTGCTTCTCACAACCCCATGGAGTACAACGGTATAAAGTTTTTTGACAGCCGGGGGTATAAACTTCCCGATGAACTGGAAGACGAAATTGAAGGCATAATAAACGGCGCTGATTTTAAGGAAAACCTGCCTTCAGGAAAAGAAGTGGGAAGTGTAATGGAAGAAGACGGAATTTCCCTTTATGTAAATTACGTCACATCTTTATTTGAGGCAAATTGCTTTAAAGGTTTTAAAATAGCGCTGGATTGTGCCAACGGAGCGGCCTTTAAAGCAGCCCCCCTTGTTTTTGAAAAACTCGGAGCAGAGGTTTCGGTCATAAATAACGAACCCGATGGGTGCAATATTAACGTAAAATGCGGATCAACTCATCCCGAGGCTCTTTCCGAATTTATTAAAGGCAAGGGATTAGGCATAGGCTTTACCTTTGATGGAGATGCGGATAGACTAATTGCGGTAGATGAAAACGGGGAAGTCGTAGATGGAGATCATATAATGGCTATATGGGGTGTTTATCTAAAAGAAAAGGGAAAGCTATTAAAGGATACGGTTGTAGCTACTATTATGAGCAATATGGGCCTGGAAGTAGCTTTGAAAAAAATGGGAATTAAAATGGTAAGGACAAAAGTTGGAGACAGATACGTGATGGAAGAAATTTTAAAGAATGGATATAATTTCGGAGGAGAGCAATCGGGGCACATTATCTTTTTAGATCATAATACCACCGGAGATGGCATAATTACAGCAGTTAACCTTTTGGCCGTATTAAAAGAAAAAAAAGCTAAGCTTTCCGAGTTAAAAAACATAATGCAGGTCTTTCCCCAGGTGCTTATTAATGTCAAGGTCAGGAGCAAGGACGGATTTGAGACAAATACTGAAATAAAAAAGGAGATTGAAAGGGCAGAGAAGGAGCTCGGGGAAAACGGGAGAATAGTAGTAAGGCCTTCGGGAACCGAACCCTTAATTCGGGTAATGGTAGAAGGAGAAAGAAAGGATACAATCGAGGATATTGCAAAAAGGGTAGCGGAAATTATCCAAAAGGCTTTGAGCTGAATAAATTAAAATATATAAGTATCTTTTAAAGGGGGTGATGATCTTCAAAAGGTTATTATTTTAAATATTTAAGGTGAGAGAAGTAAAATCAAAAAGCGCCTGAGCTTGAAAGGGACCTTCCTTTTAAGCTGACGAGGATGGGGTTTATCGAGAATTCGGCGGGTGCCCCACGGAGCCTGCCCTCCGAAGGAAGCCTACAAAACCGGCAAGCGATTGCCGGGACAAAGGGGCTTCCAGGCAGAAAGAATCTTTTTAAAGTGAACCTTGAAAAGTAAATGGTTTTTAGAAAGGCAGGAAGTAAGATGTGCGGTATAGTTGGATATATTGGAGATAAAATGGCCGCTCCATTTTTGATTGATGGCTTAAAAAAGCTTGAATACAGAGGGTACGATTCGGCGGGTATCGCCGTTATAGATTCTGCTGATTTAAAGGTGGTAAAAAGCGAAGGCAAAATTAAGATTCTGGAAGAAAAGCTGCAAGGAGAACTGCCAAAGGGGAGTCTGGGTATAGGACATACCCGCTGGGCTACTCACGGTAAACCTTCCGATGTGAATGCCCATCCCCATGAAGACTGCACGGGGGATTTTATCGTTGTTCACAACGGGATTATAGAAAATTACTTAGAGATAAAGGAATGGCTTGAAGAACAGGGGCATAAATTCAAATCAGAAACGGATACGGAAGTTATCCCTCATTTAATTGAACATTATTACGACGGTGACCTTTTTGAAACGGTAAAAAAAGTAGTCAATATGCTGAAGGGATCCTTTGCCCTTGGCGTTATTACAAAGAGGGAACCCGACTGCATAATCGCTGCAAGAAAATCAAGCCCCCTTATAGTAGGCATAGGTGAAGGGGAAAATTATATCGCATCGGATATACCTGCTATATTGCAGCATACAAGGAAGGTATACATTTTAGAAGACGAAGAAATGGCAAAAATAACCAAAGAGAACATAGAACTTTGTAAATTTAACGGGGAGAAGGTAGAAAAAGAAGTCTTTGAAGTAAAATGGGATGCGATAGCTGCGGAAAAAGGCGGGTATGCCCATTTCATGCTAAAAGAAATCCACGAACAACCGAGAGCTTTTAAGGATACATTAACGGGAAGGCTAAATCTTGAAAAACATGAAGTAAAACTGGATGATATAAAGATAACGAGGAATGAGCTGGAGAAAATTGAAAAAATATTCATCGTAGCCTGCGGTACCGCATATCATGCAGGAGTAGTAGGAAAATACATTATAGAAAAACTTTGCAAAATCCCAGTAGAAGTGGATATAGCTTCGGAATTTAGATACAGAGAGCCCATGATGGATGAAAATACCCTGGTGATAATTATTAGCCAATCCGGAGAAACAGCCGACACATTGGCAGCTCTTAGAGAAGCAAAAAATAAAGGATCAAGGGTAATAGCAATTACAAATGTGGTTGGAAGCTCCGTTGCAAGAGAAGCCGATGATGTGTTGTACACCTGGGCGGGACCGGAAATTGCGGTAGCATCAACGAAGGCCTACAGCACCCAGCTTATTGCTCTTACTTTAATTGCTCTTCGATTTGCAAAAGAACTGGGCACAATTTCCCATGAATTATTTGACGAAGTAGCTGTTGAACTAAAGAAACTTCCTGAAAAAGCCGACCTTTTATTAACCAAGGAAGAAGAGATAAAGAAACTTGCAGAAAGATACTCCCAGGTGGAGCACCTTTTCTACATCGGAAGGGGACTTGACTATGCCGTAGCCCTGGAAGGTGCATTGAAGCTGAAGGAAATATCCTATATACACGCAGAAGCCTATGCAGCAGGGGAATTAAAACACGGAACCCTCGCATTGATAGTAAACGGCACTCCGGTAATTGCTCTTGCTACTCAGGAACATTTATTTGAAAAGACCTTGAGCAATATAAAGGAGGTTAAAGCAAGGGAAGCCGTTGTTATAGGTTTTGCAAAGGAAGGGAATGAAGAAATCAAAAAATCGGTAGACCACGTATTTTATATCCCCAAAACCCATCCGATGCTGATGCCCATTTTAACCGTAATACCTTTACAGCTTTTTGCATACCATGCGGCTGTAGCAAGGGGTACCGATGTGGATAAACCGAGGAATCTGGCAAAAAGCGTTACTGTAGAGTAAAAATAAGGGATAAGTGGTGAAACTGTTGTATATTTCATTTAAACCTTTTCCGCATGCGAAAAAAGGGGTTCTGTTTGGGTAGGGAAAAGGGAAAAGGATAGATTAAGGGATAAGGATAACGGGTAAAGGAATAGAGAAGGGATAAGTAGTAAGCCTTAAAAATCAAGGTTTACCCCACTTATCCCTTTTTCCCTTTTATCCTTGACATGGACAATGGAACCCTATACCTTTTCCCTACATACTAAGAAGAAAGGAGAACATTTATGCAAAAAAAGGCAAAAATATCATTAATCATTATCATGGCACTAATATTTATGTCAATAATTACATTTCTACCTACATTCAATCTGAAGACAAATAAAATGATATCTAGAGAAACAGATAATTTTGTTTTTTATTATGAAAAACAAGATGAAAATGCCGCACTAGACATGGCGGAAATTTTGGAGAAAACATACAAAAAAATTAACTCTGCTATGAACTTTAACCGAACGGAAAATACAGAAATTTATATTTATCCTAACCTCCAAACCTTTCAGACAAAAAAATATGGTTTTTTAGGCAGGATTTTAAGTCCTGAATGGTATATAGGAGATAATATAAAAGATAAAGTGATTATCGTTTCGCCGTTAAATCCAGGACCGGTGCATGACTATAATAGCGTAGTTCAGACTGTTGTGCATGAATATATCCATACAGTAGTTTACCAGATAAATAAAAAAACACCTAAGTTTTTAAATGAGGGGTTGGCAGGTTATCTGTCAGGTAATGCTAAACCAAATTATCCATTGGAAAATATGCCTGATATAAAAGATACAAGGATAAGTAACCCAATTAAATTTGGTAACAAAGGACTTTATGGTTTTTCTTATACATATATTGAATTTCTAGATAAGAATTATGGTATGAATAAAATAATGGATTTAATAAAAAATCCTTTAGCCTATGAAGAAATATTTGGCGTTTCTGAAGAAGAAATATATAAACAGTGGACCCAATATATCAAAGATAATTATTGAAATACACTTTTATCGTATTTGAAGAGATTTATGTTTATAGAGAATAATCCGAAGATAAGGTTTATAGAGATTTGTTTGATTTTGTTTTTGATACTCTTTTTCTCATAACTCTTATATTTCTTATTTTTTTCGAAGGCTTATTGAAGGTATCAGGGGTAAGGAGAGAATTACAAATCTTAGGTGAGCGTTCAGGACTTTCCATCTAATATGAGGGTTTTACGCCATTTATCCCTTTTTTCCTTAAGCTTTAATCCTGCTTATTTGGAACAACTTTTTTCGCACAAAAACTTTATTAATCTCAGAAAATGCTATGTAGAGTTTATGCGGGTTTGAGGGATGGGGAAGGAAAAGGGTTTTTTTAAATTATCAAAAAGTGGTTCTGTTGAGAGAATGTTAAGGGAAAGGGTTTAAGGGTCAAGCAGCATTGAACAAGAAGGGGGATAAGTGGTAAAGCCTTGATAGATGAGGGTTTTTCGCCACTTATCCCTTTTTCCTTTTCTCCTTAACACTGTCCATTTGGAAAGACTTTTTTCGCACAAAATAGGGTAGTTTTTGGGAAAATTTAGTATAAAAACAACTCAATAACGGAAAAACTTTATTGCCTCCCAGGAAATGCCAGACAGATTTTATGCGGGTTTGAGGG
Coding sequences within:
- the hydF gene encoding [FeFe] hydrogenase H-cluster maturation GTPase HydF, which gives rise to MSLPENSLNSTPLASRLHIAIFGKRNAGKSSLINAITNQEIALVSPVAGTTTDPVFKAMELLPIGPVVIIDTAGIDDEGALGELRVKKTYQVLNKTDVAILVIDGETGVSDYDLEILAKIKEKNIPVIGVVNKKDSSNYRREEKKKWEDLLGFSLLEVSAFRREGIEELKRQIINKAPGSFTDIPLISDLLNPGDVAVLVVPIDKAAPKGRLILPQQQTIRELLDSGCIAMVAKESELNIALNSLKQKPKLVVTDSQAFKKVAEITPQDIPLTSFSILFARYKGDLVQLVEGTKAIKNLENGDKVLISEACTHHRQEDDIGTVKIPRLLKEITKKELSFSWSSGFTFPENLEDYKLVIHCGGCMINRKEMLYRLSVLKEKNIPVVNYGVFIAFALGILDRALKPLKN
- the cdaA gene encoding diadenylate cyclase CdaA → MLVQIAELFKGFRLMDLLDIALVAYVSYKALQLIRGTRAVQLIRGLVLFIVFTKVSEWLGLYTINWILKNAMTVGAIALLVVFQPELRRALEQLGRSRFFSGTVFGWGEKEILRLIDSVAEACEELSKNKIGALMVLEGQTGLNEYIETGVMIGGQVSPELLINIFVPNTPLHDGAVIIRNDKIMAASCYLPLTENPNLSKELGTRHRAGLGITEQSDAVAVIVSEETGVISVAREGKLSRYLDIKTLKSMLKEIYQVGEKKGNLWNWRKTNA
- a CDS encoding CdaR family protein, whose translation is MRSILSNDFILKVLSVLAALLMWMYVMNEQNPQVTYVIKNVPIKFVNLDTERYVIKGEGKYFVNVKIKARRSMVVGIKPEDINAQVNLQGRTEGDNLLPVNVTVPNFLELIDFTPREVLISLDKVVESQLNVSANIKGVPADGFVAKTPLIKPETVVIRGPKSVVDTLKSAVVEVDISGKSSPVQLKLPVKILDDKGAEYKDIIIRPETVEVTVPVVKAAAVSLKPAVAGNPPSGYVLKNIKIEPENLIITGRDEIINNLLELTTKPVDISEITTDTVVETQIVFPEGVIPVDETMKKARITISVEKAALKEIYYNTEDLEVRNLLEGAQVLLEEKGFILTVLGPESMIEKVNKTDIRLYVDLFGLSEGKHEVRVKAEASTPYAVEKIEPSSIKVTITKLE
- the glmM gene encoding phosphoglucosamine mutase; the encoded protein is MGRLFGTDGVRGIANIELTPELAFNLGRAAAKVLSKFHKKPLFVIGKDTRISGDMLEAAVIAGLCSCGADVIKAGIVPTPAVAYLTRHFKADSGVVVSASHNPMEYNGIKFFDSRGYKLPDELEDEIEGIINGADFKENLPSGKEVGSVMEEDGISLYVNYVTSLFEANCFKGFKIALDCANGAAFKAAPLVFEKLGAEVSVINNEPDGCNINVKCGSTHPEALSEFIKGKGLGIGFTFDGDADRLIAVDENGEVVDGDHIMAIWGVYLKEKGKLLKDTVVATIMSNMGLEVALKKMGIKMVRTKVGDRYVMEEILKNGYNFGGEQSGHIIFLDHNTTGDGIITAVNLLAVLKEKKAKLSELKNIMQVFPQVLINVKVRSKDGFETNTEIKKEIERAEKELGENGRIVVRPSGTEPLIRVMVEGERKDTIEDIAKRVAEIIQKALS
- the glmS gene encoding glutamine--fructose-6-phosphate transaminase (isomerizing) yields the protein MCGIVGYIGDKMAAPFLIDGLKKLEYRGYDSAGIAVIDSADLKVVKSEGKIKILEEKLQGELPKGSLGIGHTRWATHGKPSDVNAHPHEDCTGDFIVVHNGIIENYLEIKEWLEEQGHKFKSETDTEVIPHLIEHYYDGDLFETVKKVVNMLKGSFALGVITKREPDCIIAARKSSPLIVGIGEGENYIASDIPAILQHTRKVYILEDEEMAKITKENIELCKFNGEKVEKEVFEVKWDAIAAEKGGYAHFMLKEIHEQPRAFKDTLTGRLNLEKHEVKLDDIKITRNELEKIEKIFIVACGTAYHAGVVGKYIIEKLCKIPVEVDIASEFRYREPMMDENTLVIIISQSGETADTLAALREAKNKGSRVIAITNVVGSSVAREADDVLYTWAGPEIAVASTKAYSTQLIALTLIALRFAKELGTISHELFDEVAVELKKLPEKADLLLTKEEEIKKLAERYSQVEHLFYIGRGLDYAVALEGALKLKEISYIHAEAYAAGELKHGTLALIVNGTPVIALATQEHLFEKTLSNIKEVKAREAVVIGFAKEGNEEIKKSVDHVFYIPKTHPMLMPILTVIPLQLFAYHAAVARGTDVDKPRNLAKSVTVE